The genomic DNA ccacctccctcctctctcttcccctacccaccccacccccccacccccgtccCTACTGCTCACCTCAAGTGCAGCATAAGCTTCCCGGAACATATCCCAGCTGCCAAAGCTGCAGTAGACACAGCCTAGGGTCATgaagaagcagaaggagaaaAAGTACCGGTGGTTGTAGTGGCCCACACAGTTGTTCAGCCAAGCTGGGAGTGAGGACTTAAGGATCAGCCTGGCCAGCAGCCTCCAGAGGATACCTAGGATATGGGGATATGGGCAGCTGGCCAGCCTGAGGATGCCCGAGGATGCTGCTCCCTAGTTCCCCTTGGCTTATGTGTGCCACTCACAGAACAAGAATCTGAATTCTGAAGGCCAATCCCTCAATGAGAGTGCTTGCTGTGGAACCACATGCTAAGTGGTGAAAAAAAACTCCTAAGTCTCTCAAAACTCACATAAGTCCATTATGGCATGCTAGAAATCAAGATTCTTAGGAAAGGCATTCACTTTTATGTTCCTATTGCCTCCTGTTTAGGTCTACAATGGGGTGCAATACTGAGCAACTATAGCAAGAAGGGAAGGGACCTGGAGTTCTAGCAAGCCAAACAAGAGAACAGGCaccctttcttcaattttttttttcctctaactaCATTGGTTTTTACAGCTTAACTTTCTAAAGAGCCTGGgacaaattttctgttctgtaGAAAATAACGTGagcctttttttcctcctataaGATTAAAATTTTCAGAGATAACAGCCAGGGTTTTGCCCTAAAGCCTCAAGCTTGACCTATTCTTTACATGAGGGCCATTTTCTCTAGAAAGTATCATTTAGCCTTCCTTGTGTTTTTCTCTTAAGcgttttaaaatataatgattaATGGTGGGTGGAGAGGGGTTGGGAAAGCTCCTATTACTTAGGCACTGAATCAAGATAGGGGAGAGGCTGGCTGGGCATCCCTATATTCAAGGAATCTTGGTAAAAGGATACGGCAGTGATGATCCATTTTCAGCACACACCTGTAAAGAAGAATAGGGCTTTGCATTACTATGAAGCAAAATACTGAGAGGCTCCCCCAACTTGTGCTCAATAAGAGTAGATTTTATTAGTTTACCCCTAACTTGCCTGAAACTAGGTAAAGGCcaaaaggaagtcaaggaaataGGAAATTGGATGATAAAGGCCGACCTGTTACAGATGCTGCAGTGATGTGTTCGAGCTGGTTTGGGATAAATACACTTCTTGCAGATAGATACAGTAGCCAGGTCAGTTTTAGCCTGGGGTGGGTATCCAGGAGGTGTGGTGATGGCCTGGTAGTAGTGGAAAACGATGAGGATGAGATTCCAGTGACTGTAGACAAAATGCCAGCAGATCCGAGGCACTGAATAAGTATGGAGGATCAGGGGCAAGACACACAGGTAGGCAATAGCCACAATGGAGCTTGTCAGCACAATCACCAAGGCCACGAAGACCTGCCAATGGTAGGAAGTCAACATTCAGCTGTTGGGAACAAATGGCACCCCACAACCAAGgtacaagaagaaaagaaaaactaattttgtaaagtttgttttgtttttgtggtcTTCAAATAAAGTCCTTCACCCAAGAGGTCAAAGTATCCAACACAAAGCCCAGGAGGATCCTGACAATACTCACCACCCCGAACCAGCGGATCACATTGTCAACAAGCCAGTACACAGGCTCAAAAGCAGAATCGATGGCAGTGTCACTGCCCCCAAAGGAGTTGTAGAGTAGAGAACGAAGACAAACTTTTCCATAGCGCCAGCGAAGTACAAGATTCCGAAGTAATGGTGGGCATCGGCGTCTGTAGCCCAGTAGAAGAAGCAAACGAAAGCAGAGGCGTGCTGGCCCCAGCAGTAAGGACCGGCGGCTTCGCATGGCCTCCTAGAGCAAGATAAAGAACCAGTGAATATCCAGAACTCCTGGGTCTCACCAGACAAAAGTGTCTTAGGTTACACTCTGCCTGCTCCTCATGATGTACCTATTACCAACTAGGGTAGGGTAGATCTAGGTCCTAGGCTTAAGTctgaaaaatcaaatataatggTAGTTCACATTCTTTACACATAACACTAAACTCTTGATAAATCTAAGTTAACACAAATAGCATCACtttccatttaaagaaatggtAACATCTAATCACATctaaggatttgaatccagattaaAGTCCAGCATTTTTTACATTACATCATGCTTACTCAAAGATGTGTCTGTCTGTTAAATGTCACCTCTTCAGCATCAAGAGGGACAGAAAAGgaggggcaggggcagctagttggcgcaatggataaagcaccggccctggagtcaggagtacctgggttcaaatccggtctcagacacttaattacctagctgtgtggccttgggcaagccacttaacctcatctgccttgcaaaaaaaacaaaaaaaaagaggggcagctaggtggcacagtggatagagtaccagcctaagaatcaggaagacctaagttcaaatctggactcagacacttaataattacccagctgtgtgacctcgggtaagtcacttcaactcGACTGCCTCAcggaaaattcagaaaagaaaaagggacagAAAAGAATTGGCTGGCCCCAAGCAAACCtgaatttataaaataggaaCCAAGAGGGTAGAGGGAACTTTAAacagaacaacagcaacaacaaaaaccactCAAGTTCATTACCACTTCAAGTAGATGTTGGCCTCAGCTACGGCAGAGTTGTTGAAATTACCTGGGGGCTCTCCTGCCCACCTTCTCCCACTCCTAACTTCCAGGCTTCCCACTCCTGGACAACCGACCCCTTTAGCTAAAACTAGTCCTATCATGATGTGAATGCTCTCTGGGACGGTCTGGTTCCTAGATCTTTGATACCATCTGCATCCCTGGAGAGAACCATCACTGCTCATCTCCAGGACTGCTATTACAGGCCGCATGAAATTCCCAAGCTTTGCACCTTTCAACCTCCTCAGCCAGTCCCTCCCAACTATCAAATGATGATGTATGTTATAATGATTCATACAGCACTTTGTGGTTACAAAGATaaatcttttttgatcctcaaaacatcTCTTATGAGTTATATGGAATAAaaatgattatcctcattttacaaatgaggcagtTTAAAGGACTTCCCCAAcatcacccagctaggaagtaaCAGGACCCCAAGTTCAAATTAAGGTTTTAGGCTTCTTTCTCTGTGATGAGAATCACTTTTCACCTCCCATGCAGAGACTAAGGGACCACTAAGATCCAGGTAATAAGATTTCAACCTAGGAGTGACATATACTGACCATGCCATGTATTTAAAGTTTGCCTATGCCCCATTACTCAGGCTCATATCCTTCTTGAGAACATAATCTGGTCTGTGAAGTTTGTGAAGCTTCTCTGTACTAATTCGAAGCTAACCTAATGATCCTCTTATGTCAGGCACCCCTTTTGTCCCAGGCAGAAATGTTTTCTCTGCGATGATTGCCCACACAGGCTTCTTTTTAGCTTATATCCCCAACACTCCAAATTCTTcaaatatcttcctttttttctggctgtgtaataaaaaatagaaatggaaggcgGAAGGATGGCTAAACAATATTTTTAACCAGAGACCTCTGTGGTGTGATACCTTCACCAATTTTGTGAATAAGGTAGTGTATTATCAAAAGAGCAGGTAATCTGATTTATCATGTGGGAGGCAGGCTGGTGCTGCTTTGCTCTCAActgttgatttatttatttagaatgaaGTCTGAAACCCAGAAGAAACTAGAGGAGATCAATACACATCTATCTAGGCACAGTTTCAGTTCAGTAACTAGATCGGCATCCCTTCCTATCCCCAAAGAAAAGCCTTTAAACCCAAAATTCCAACTTCCGGCATTTACCCAAAGAAAGGTTTAAGAGAGTAATGCTGCTCCTACCAGAACCCAAAGCAGTCAAAACTGCTAATGTCCATCAGacaatcagaaataaaatactagtaTAGAAAATGTAAGAACTGAAGTTCCTTCAAGACACAGCTCAAATCCCATCTATTAACTGCTTTCCCTCTGATATTTCCTGTTCATACCTATTCTATTTAAATCTTATAGATGTCTTATTTGTACACATGGATCTTGTCACagaatgtgagatccttgagggcTGGAACTATGTTTTTGCCCTGAATTCTCATCACaacatagtgcctggcatataaATGCTTAATACTTACTGACCAGGCTGATTGTggtttaaaatatgaatttcccAAAGAACAGGTAGGcatattcaaagacaaaaaatgaacaaaaactccCTGCATTTTGAAActaagcaaaaatcttaaatctcATTTTGGATTATAAACACTACTGCTCCTTTTCATTGGTACAGATAATCACAGATGGCCTATgttgtttaaaatgttttttagagCACTGACGACCTGCTTAAGGAGAATACATAGCACTCCTCCAGAACTCCATTCTCTACAAGCAGGGCCCGGATGCCCCCTCCACACATGGCAAACTCAGTCAAGTCCTCTCCTAACTGAGTTTCTGATCAGGACCCACAGGGTCCTTCTCGGGCCCTGACTTGTTCCCCGATCTCTCTACATTTGCTAGAAAGGTTTCCATTTAGGAAAGAGGGGCCGGGCAAGGAGGAGGAGGTGCTGCCCGCCCATGTGCCCCTTCCAGGGCAGCACCCCTGCGAGGCGGAGTGGACATGCCACCGTGGGTGCCGGGGCCCGGCTCTGCCCCCGGGCAATGGGGCGCCGGAGGCGACCGCGCATCCCGACCAAAGGCAAAACTTTGTTGGGGGCCCGCGGGTGGGCAGGGGTGACCCGGGGTGCACGTGCCGCCTGCCAGGTAGGGGCAGCAGGTGcactggaggggggggggggggggttgggaagaAGCCCCTGCGCTCCTCGGCCGCACTCCCCTCCCGGGCCCAGAGCCAGCCCCCGCCTCGCCCCGCTCACCCTCGGGCGCCCCCCCCGCGGCTGGGGGCCCGAGAtcgggagggaaagggggagtagAGTGGGACCCCCGAAGGCCCCTTACCTCCTGCCTGCCGGGCACCGACCCGGTCGGTGGAGCCCCGAAGTCTCCACGGCTCACGGCAGCCTCGGCCGCAGCGGCCCCCGGCCCCGGTCCGGCAGGCGCGGCATCCCCACCCCCACGGGCAGCGGCCGCAGGACCGCTACTGCCCGGCCGCCCCTACGGCGCAAGCGCGGGAGGCCCGGCGCCCCGCCCCTCCGCTCCCGGGGCAGCCTGGGGGTTGGAGTTCGGGCCGCAGAGGGAAGGCTCAGAGGCGGCCCCGGAGGAGCCCCGCGGTGGGCCAGCCAATGGGCGGCTGTGTTACTGAAGCCCTCGGCTCGCGTTCCGCCAATGGATTTACAGCCGGCCTCCTGCGATGGCTGTTGGGAGGTCATGGCTATGGCGCCGCCGCTGCGGTACTGCATCCCAGGTGAGTGAGCGGGCCGGGGAGGGGGCCGCCCCGGAGGGAAGGAGGGTCACCGCCTTTGTCCGCCGCAGGAGAACGGCTGTGCAACCTGGAGGAGGCCAGCCCGGGCAGCGGCACCTACACCCGGCACGGCTACATCTTCTCCTCGCTCTCCGGCTGCCTGGTGAAGACGAGCGACAACGGCGAGGTGaggcctgcccccccccccccccccccggcctccCGGGCCTCGCTGCCGGCGCGCGGAAACCCCGCGGGCCCGGGTGGGCGGGTGCAGCCGCGGGCCTCCCCGCCGGGGCCCGCCGCCGGGCCGAGCTCGCGAGCTTCTCCTCGGTCTCCTCCGCAGCTTCCGGTGGTGTCGGTGACGAGGGAGACCGAGTCCCAGCTGCTGCCGGACGTGGGGACCATCGTGACCTGCAAGGTACGGCCGGGCAGGCCCCCCGGGGCCCCTTCGGGATCCAGAGCTCGGCAGGCCCCCCGGCGTAAAGGTGGAGACGAACCGAAACTCTTCAGAGGCCGGAGCCGGTCGGAGGCCTCCAGCTCGAGCTGTCGCCAGAGCCCGCCCTGAGGCCGGGGCAACCAAGTCGCTTTCCCCGCGCAGCGCGGGGAATTCTCCTTAACGCCGGGGCAAGGCCCTGCTGACTTAAAGCCCCACTTGGCTGTGTGTAGTACGTTGCAGCGTACAAAACATTTTCTATACGTTGTTATTCGCATCTTGAGGAGAATTCGGGAATGAATGGGTGCAGATACCACagtcttaattttacaaatgaaaaggcAACATACcgtatttcagatttttttttttttttgcaaggcaatggggtgaagtggcttgcccgaggccacacagctaggtcattattaagtgtctgagatcggacttgaacccaggtactcctgactccagagctaatGCTCTAAACCATTGCACACTTAGCCGCCCctcgattttttttttttaagtctatatCCTTGAGGGTCCCAAAAGACTCTTGGATTCCCAAATTACTAAAGAGAAAgctgaaagagattaagtgacttactcaagtaGTTAGTAATTCTAGGATAGCTAAAAATTGTCTCTAACCTGGATGTGACAGAGCAGGTCACAGACAGAGTGCAGGTAACCAGTTAGTGGCTTATTAATTACTTCCTTTCCAAGGAACCAATTTGCAAATCATGGTATTACTTCTTCTTTAGAGTACTGCCTTGCTAAAGTTCAGGACAGATAATACTTACATGAAGTTTTGGGGCTTGAGTGATCTTCCCAGGACAAAACCTACTATGCAGCACAATACAACAATTACATGTGACTGTATAACACAGGTATCCTGTGGGAATGGCTAAGTTGATTTTATAGGTTTGGAGATGCATTGTTACTGTACAGTAAAGAATAGGTTACAGAAGGGTggcttaggtggcacagttgatagagcacaggccctggagtcaggagtacctgagttcaaatatggcctcagactcataataattacctagctgtgtgacctcgggcaagccacttaaccccattgccttgctaaaaaaataaccaaaaatacctaaaaaaaagaataggttacTGATTCACTTCACTTAACACAGGCAAGAGAATGCAGGACCTGTcatgattaaaacaaattattacTTTGCTTTTGCTGTTTTCCAGGTCCAGAATCTGCTTAGGAAAAGGATCTCtagaaattaaattattgttattaaattctTTAGACATAccttattaatataaaaatcctAACTCTTAACCTTTTTAATTCCTAGTTTAGGACTCTGCCATATATACCCAGATTTCTTATCTAACAGCTGGTAATATTTTGAATTCATCCCTCTCTTCTCTATGATACAGGTCTCCAGCATTAATTCTCGATTTGCCAAAGTGCATATTTTATATGTGGGATCCACACCACTCAAGAATTCCTTTAGAGGAACAATCAGGTAGGaagcttttttaatttcctttattttgtttcaagTCAGggattttaaacaaaatattacaaaTGCACATCCACCATGTTTCTTTTCCAtatctctgcctttctttctctgtgatcttccctttgtttcacagaaaaaaagtttcaagTAGTGTAGTAAATTTGACTGGAGCATCAGAATGTGCACAACCAGAAGTGTTTTGAATGTTAGATACTTTTTCCCTTAAAGACTTTCATGTAACAGCAGCCAAAGACATCCATTCTGGTGCTAATTAGAAGTGGAACAAGTTAGTGAGTGGAGGTTGTTTTCCATTAAAAAGGGGACAAATAATTTTTCATGGAGACAAgttaattcttttctttgatctctggaAGTCTCTTCCATCCTAGGATTTTATATGccttggttttcatttttatttcattaaaaaaaaattgtattttactttttcatttacagatatagtttttaatattcattttttgtaagattttgaattccacatttttctccctttctttcctccccctctcctcaagacagcaagtaatctgatataggttagacatatttccatattaatcatgttgtgaaagaagaatcagaaaaatggggggggaacTAAGAGAAATAACAGATTGTAAAAGGTGAAactatgctttggtttgcattcagactctatagttctttctctagatgtggatggcatttcctATCACAAGTCTTTGATCATTCCATGGTTGAAAAGATCTCCTGTCATTTTTTATCAACTGTGTCTTAGCTGCCCTGAAACTTCTCCCCAGATCCAGCCTTGGGAACAGTTACTCACTATTCTATGCAGGCCTTTGATTTAAAAGAGCTTAGCTTAAGGTCTTACCTTAGGATGTGTTTTCATCTTGTGCCTCTGGGTGGCAGCTTATCCTAACTCCTGCAGCTGTCTGACTTCCTCAGCCAGGGTTCTAGAAAGCAAGCAGTTACTTctcttaaataattaattttttaaaaatttccttttaggAAGGAGGATGTTCGAGCTACTGAAAAAGACAAGGTAATGATTTTTTTACAAAACTTATAAATAGGGAA from Macrotis lagotis isolate mMagLag1 chromosome 4, bilby.v1.9.chrom.fasta, whole genome shotgun sequence includes the following:
- the ZDHHC16 gene encoding palmitoyltransferase ZDHHC16 isoform X1, which translates into the protein MRSRRSLLLGPARLCFRLLLLLGYRRRCPPLLRNLVLRWRYGKVCLRSLLYNSFGGSDTAIDSAFEPVYWLVDNVIRWFGVVFVALVIVLTSSIVAIAYLCVLPLILHTYSVPRICWHFVYSHWNLILIVFHYYQAITTPPGYPPQAKTDLATVSICKKCIYPKPARTHHCSICNRCVLKMDHHCPWLNNCVGHYNHRYFFSFCFFMTLGCVYCSFGSWDMFREAYAALEKMKQLDRNKLQVAANQTYHQTPPPTFSFRERMTHKSLVYLWFLCSSVALALGALTVWHAVLISRGETSIERHINRKERHRLSLKGKVFRNPYNYGCLDNWKVFLGVNTRRHWLTRVLLPSSHLPYGNGMTWDPPPNVTTVPESVMAV
- the ZDHHC16 gene encoding palmitoyltransferase ZDHHC16 isoform X2; translation: MRSRRSLLLGPARLCFRLLLLLGYRRRCPPLLRNLVLRWRYGKVCLRSLLYNSFGGSDTAIDSAFEPVYWLVDNVIRWFGVVFVALVIVLTSSIVAIAYLCVLPLILHTYSVPRICWHFVYSHWNLILIVFHYYQAITTPPGYPPQAKTDLATVSICKKCIYPKPARTHHCSICNRCVLKMDHHCPWLNNCVGHYNHRYFFSFCFFMTLGCVYCSFGSWDMFREAYAALETYHQTPPPTFSFRERMTHKSLVYLWFLCSSVALALGALTVWHAVLISRGETSIERHINRKERHRLSLKGKVFRNPYNYGCLDNWKVFLGVNTRRHWLTRVLLPSSHLPYGNGMTWDPPPNVTTVPESVMAV
- the EXOSC1 gene encoding exosome complex component CSL4 isoform X3, whose protein sequence is MDLQPASCDGCWEVMAMAPPLRYCIPGERLCNLEEASPGSGTYTRHGYIFSSLSGCLVKTSDNGELPVVSVTRETESQLLPDVGTIVTCKVSSINSRFAKVHILYVGSTPLKNSFRGTIRKEDVRATEKDKISLGDAQSNYLLTTAENELGVVVAHSESAGVQMVPISWCEMQCPRTHTKEFRKVARVQPEFLQT
- the EXOSC1 gene encoding exosome complex component CSL4 isoform X1, yielding MDLQPASCDGCWEVMAMAPPLRYCIPGERLCNLEEASPGSGTYTRHGYIFSSLSGCLVKTSDNGELPVVSVTRETESQLLPDVGTIVTCKVSSINSRFAKVHILYVGSTPLKNSFRGTIRKEDVRATEKDKVEIYKSFRPGDIVLAKVISLGDAQSNYLLTTAENELGVVVAHSESAGVQMVPISWCEMQCPRTHTKEFRKVARVQPEFLQT
- the EXOSC1 gene encoding exosome complex component CSL4 isoform X4, with protein sequence MDLQPASCDGCWEVMAMAPPLRYCIPGERLCNLEEASPGSGTYTRHGYIFSSLSGCLVKTSDNGELPVVSVTRETESQLLPDVGTIVTCKVSSINSRFAKVHILYVGSTPLKNSFRGTIRKEDVRATEKDKISLGDAQSNYLLTTAENELGVVVAHSESGVQMVPISWCEMQCPRTHTKEFRKVARVQPEFLQT
- the EXOSC1 gene encoding exosome complex component CSL4 isoform X2, translated to MDLQPASCDGCWEVMAMAPPLRYCIPGERLCNLEEASPGSGTYTRHGYIFSSLSGCLVKTSDNGELPVVSVTRETESQLLPDVGTIVTCKVSSINSRFAKVHILYVGSTPLKNSFRGTIRKEDVRATEKDKVEIYKSFRPGDIVLAKVISLGDAQSNYLLTTAENELGVVVAHSESGVQMVPISWCEMQCPRTHTKEFRKVARVQPEFLQT